A region from the Rheinheimera mangrovi genome encodes:
- the rdgB gene encoding RdgB/HAM1 family non-canonical purine NTP pyrophosphatase, translating to MHKLVLATGNKGKLAELSALLAPFDWQVLPQSDFQVPDAIEDGLSFIENALIKARHASRLTGLPAIADDSGLAVDALGGAPGIYSARYAGEHGNDLKNLQQLLLDLKEVPQGKRAAQFHCVLAFVRHADDPVPVIAHGIWHGQIAFEAAGSGGFGYDPIFLPDDSTGSAAELTAEQKKQLSHRGKALRLLVSVLKGEQLKGEQG from the coding sequence ATGCATAAACTTGTTTTAGCCACTGGTAATAAAGGCAAATTAGCCGAGTTATCTGCTCTGCTCGCTCCTTTTGACTGGCAGGTGCTGCCGCAGTCCGACTTTCAGGTGCCAGACGCTATTGAAGATGGCTTAAGTTTTATTGAAAACGCCCTGATTAAAGCCCGTCACGCCAGCCGTTTAACTGGCCTGCCCGCTATAGCGGACGATTCAGGTTTAGCTGTAGATGCCTTAGGCGGCGCACCAGGCATTTATTCCGCCCGTTATGCCGGTGAACATGGCAATGATTTAAAAAACCTGCAGCAGTTGTTGCTTGATTTAAAAGAAGTCCCACAAGGCAAACGAGCCGCTCAGTTTCACTGTGTGCTGGCTTTTGTCCGTCATGCCGATGACCCTGTCCCTGTGATCGCTCATGGTATCTGGCATGGTCAGATTGCCTTTGAAGCCGCAGGCTCCGGTGGTTTTGGCTATGACCCAATTTTCTTGCCCGATGATTCGACTGGCAGTGCCGCTGAATTAACCGCTGAGCAGAAAAAGCAGCTTAGCCACAGAGGCAAAGCGCTGCGTTTATTGGTGTCCGTACTAAAAGGTGAACAATTAAAAGGTGAACAAGGTTGA